One genomic segment of Helianthus annuus cultivar XRQ/B chromosome 14, HanXRQr2.0-SUNRISE, whole genome shotgun sequence includes these proteins:
- the LOC110906574 gene encoding resuscitation-promoting factor RpfA-like — MPSSSDTGVSDTLDPIAIVSDDEILSESEVYTSDTTSTDEDDFQPFALTDFGDDIPIADGPFGGDLPLIQVPAPLPLAAVPLEDLPHDEFADEDIDLFQEGPPEGDQDGVALMDSDVPLADDPVVDPVVPLAEIPADVADPVVPVKAPMEEAPIDLFGPYSFESIASASLHAQGVQLYSSDSDSDMAMSVAPLVPHDVDLDPEVKFLPDEPAPVGPEPVVAYDPVDAPTVANLPDPLPEPDHVDIPNVAPRVPVAPVVLPLIPDAPVIDAPIIAPVVPVSAPVYADHAPFAAHIDPRYADTRNGWIEDDDDYPPFVLPVTPPVAPVSAPIEIPLFHPHTSDVHRTNLPITFLQDIPPPHPGEGSSRQPPVFVPPVSSSVPFMSQFPHTTPLFIPSG, encoded by the coding sequence ATGCCATCATCTTCGGATACTGGAGTATCAGACACTTTGGATCCTATAGCGATCGTGTCGGACGATGAGATTCTGTCAGAGAGTGAGGTTTACACGTCAGACACTACTAGCACGGATGaggatgacttccagccgttTGCTCTCACTGATTTTGGGGATGATATTCCTATTGCTGATGGCCCCTTCGGCGGGGACCTACCTCTTATTCAGGTCCCTGCTCCTCTACCACTTGCTGCAGTTCCTCTCGAGGATCTGCCACATGATGAGTTCGCTGATGAGGACATCGATTTGTTCCAAGAGGGTCCCCCGGAGGGTGACCAGGATGGTGTGGCCCTCATGGATTCCGATGTCCCTCTTGCTGATGATCCCGTTGTCGACCCTGTTGTTCCCCTGGCTGAGATTCCTGCTGATGTTGCTGATCCTGTTGTTCCAGTCAAGGCTCCCATGGAGGAGGCTCCTATTGATCTGTTTGGTCCTTACTCCTTCGAGTCTATAGCGTCCGCTTCACTGCATGCCCAGGGCGTACAACTCTATTCCTCTGACTCCGACTCAGACATGGCGATGTCGGTTGCGCCCCTCGTTCCCCACGACGTTGACCTAGATCCCGAGGTCAAGTTTTTACCTGATGAGCCTGCTCCTGTTGGTCCGGAGCCGGTCGTTGCTTATGACCCCGTTGATGCCCCAACTGTTGCAAATTTGCCAGACCCTTTACCTGAGCCTGATCATGTCGACATACCAAACGTAGCACCACGCGTCCCTGTTGCGCCCGTCGTTTTACCACTGATTCCTGATGCTCCTGTTATTGATGCACCCATTATTGCACCTGTAGTACCTGTTTCGGCCCCTGTGTATGCTGACCATGCACCGTTTGCCGCTCACATTGATCCTCGTTATGCCgacacccgtaacgggtggatCGAGGATGATGATGACTACCCACCGTTTGTGCTACCCGTCACTCCTCCTGTAGCACCTGTTTCCGCACCTATTGAGATTCCATTGTTCCACCCACACACCTCTGACGTCCATCGCACTAATCTTCCTATCACATTCCTCCAGGACATTCCACCACCTCATCCTGGGGAGGGTTCATCGAGGCAGCCACCTGTTTTTGTTCCACCTGTATCGTCATCTGTTCCGTTCATGTCCCAGTTCCCTCATACTACACCGCTTTTTATACCTTCGGGCTAG